TTCGGACAGCCGCATTCCGCCGCGGTTCTTCGACACGGTGTAGAGCACGTCGTACTCCCGCATCGACAGCTCGCCCCAGATGTCGTCGGCGGCGAACTGCCGGATCAGGGTGACCTGCGCGCGCAACAGCGCCTCCCACGCGGCGTTCGTCCGCCGTGCCCGCTCGGACACCTACAGCTCCGGGTACTCGGTGACGACGTCCGGGTCACTGTCCTGATAGGGGGAGGACCCGGTGACGTTGTCGCCGCGGTTCGCGTTCGGCCGGGGCTCCCGGACCGGGCCGTCCCCGTACTTCGCGCGTACCAGTGCGGCGTGGGTGGGGGCGTCCGGAGTGTCGGGTGCCTGCCGGGCCGCGGTTTCCTTCCGCAGGACGGGGACCACTTCCTCGCCGAGCAGATCGAGCTGGTTCAGCACGGTCTTCAGTGGAAGTCCCGAGTGGTCCATGAGGAACAGCTGCCGCTGGTAGTCGCCGAAGCTCTCCCGGAACTCGAGCGTCTTGTCGATGATTTCCTGCGGGCTGCCCACGCTCAGCGGGGTGGCCTCCATGTATTCCTCCATCGGTGGGCCGCCGCCGTAGACCGGGGAATTGTCGAAGTAGGGCCGGAACTGCTGCTTCGCTTCCTGCGAGTTCCGGGCGATGTACGCCTGGCCGCCGAGTCCGACGATCGCCTCCTGCTTCGTGCCGTGGCCGTAGTGCTCGAATCGCTGCCGGTAGAACTCGATGAGCCGCTTGAAGTGCCCCTTCGGCCAGAAGATGTTGTTGGCGAAGAACCCGTTGCCGTAATACGCGGCCTGTTCGGCGATCTCGGGACTGCGGATCGAGCCGTGCCAGACGAACGGCGGTACGTCGTCGAGTGGCCTCGGCGTCGAGGTGAAGCCCTGCAGTGGCGTGCGGAACTTGCCTTCCCAGTCCACCACGTCCTCGCGCCACAGCCGGTGCAGCAGGTTGTAGTTCTCGAGGGCGAGCTCGAG
This genomic interval from Rhodococcus triatomae contains the following:
- a CDS encoding LLM class flavin-dependent oxidoreductase — protein: MQYGIFSVSDVTRDPVSGYTPSEAERIKDVVTIAEKAEEVGLDVFAVGEHHNPPFFSSSPTTLLAHIAARTERLIVSTSTTLITTNDPVRLAEEYAMLQHLSGGRMDLMLGRGNTAPVYPWFGKDIREGLELALENYNLLHRLWREDVVDWEGKFRTPLQGFTSTPRPLDDVPPFVWHGSIRSPEIAEQAAYYGNGFFANNIFWPKGHFKRLIEFYRQRFEHYGHGTKQEAIVGLGGQAYIARNSQEAKQQFRPYFDNSPVYGGGPPMEEYMEATPLSVGSPQEIIDKTLEFRESFGDYQRQLFLMDHSGLPLKTVLNQLDLLGEEVVPVLRKETAARQAPDTPDAPTHAALVRAKYGDGPVREPRPNANRGDNVTGSSPYQDSDPDVVTEYPEL